AAATCGTTGAAAGAGAATTTCTCCAGCAAGCTCGATTTTAGGCCCTTCTCGAAAAAGGAGTTAAATTGGTTGTAGTAAGACTCGTCCGCCTCGTCTACTACCTCCGATTGGTTGAAGACATCGTTATCATCTTCGTCATTTGGTAATTCATCCTCgtcatatttctttttttcctcctccaaaCCAGCTTCTTCACCCCGTTCTTCCTCACCTTTGTCTTTATTCCTTTGGGGTACCCTGTGTTTCCCTTTCGGTCGCCTGTCCAATTCATCACTATCATTGGGGCTGTTCAAATTGTTACTACCACTGTGCCAACCTGGGTCACCCGCATCTGTGTGTCCGCCCCCAGGCCCCTGGCCATGGCCTAAGCTGAAGCATTTGTAGTTCTCTTCTATTTTAATATTCAAATCTTTGTTGAACGTGCCactataatatttttttttacttatgaTGTTATTTTTCAAAGCATTGTCACGTAGGCTCTTTAAAAAGGCTTCTTCAATTTCTGCGTTTTTCACAGGACTTATATCACTGAGGTAtaccttcccttcctctatCCTCTTCTTTACATGTTTGTCGATACCTTTAACGACGTGGATGGATTCCAGGGTCAGGATGGTCTTGTTCGATCCTTGGAAAATCTGCTTTTCGCTAACAAAGTCGTCATCGCTGACATCGTCGTGGTTGCTGTTGCCTTTTAGCATTTCTTCCGACGGGGTCGCACGGGGTGCGCTCACAGGTAACACAAATATGAACGCGCTTATACGTACGCGTTTATATGCACGTGTTTATATGCCCGCGTAAGCATAATTGGGCGACAACCAGTCTGCGGGGTTTTAGGTTCGGTGTCTTCACTCTTAACTGTACACTGTACCACACCTCATAGGGTTGCACGCGCAAATGCAATTAGGCGGATTCACATGCAGGCACGTACTTGTGCGCACAGGCATACATATTTCGGCAACCTGGGTGAACGCTTCCTCCAATCAGCATAGCCCAGCACATACAAGCGCTGCATGCGGACTGTCCCcttaacttaaaaaaaaaagaaaaattaaacaataacttcacaaaaaaaaaaaaaaaaaaaaaaaaggaaataataaaattactAAATATTTCAAATGGGGAAATTAATAGTACTTTGGGCTAACTAATTGGCAAAATTAAATCTACATGTATGAATTGTACAAATTCGatgcgaaaaaggaaaaaaaacaaagtgcATATtacatgtttatatatattgtatattatatatatatatatatacataatgcGACACAagttatatgtacatacaaacACGCGTAGAAAGAGCGTAAATTGGGGGAATTAATTGCCCTTCAATCAGAACTTGAAAACGATATGAGGGACAGCTCCAGCGATTAAAGCAAAGGACGCATTTAATGCCGCGGAAATTGCGAGTCTGGGGACGGGCGGGTTTGCAAAGGGTTCCTCATGGGGCAACACTACATACATtatcatatatacatacatgcataaacAATAGTacatgagagaaaaaaaaaagaaaaaaaaaaaaaaaaaagaaagaaaaaaaaacgcatttGAATGATCTGCAATTTGATATGACTTAATTTACCCAtaaaatgtatttatatatcaCAGTTCtgtttatttaaaaaatgcaacgAAGGGAGACACCTACGGCATAATATAAATTCCATAATattgaaaggaaaagtataatcgagaaaaagggaaaaaataaataaataaataaataaataaaatgaaaaatgccaatttaaaaaaacccgcacttgtatatatgtaccaaAATGAAGAGCCATTcctaacatatatatgcagacAATTgtgtattaaaaaattaaaatattaaaatggaAGTGGATTATGCATACCTtctggggaaaaaataaagtgtaCGAATTTCTACAAATTGGTCATACGTATACTCGTACATTTAAAATTTCGctgttttctcccccttcatTCTTACGAACCGTAATTTTGTACCAATTATATGTCTTTTGTGCGCAGAGTGAACCCCATACTGTTGCAGCGATCACTACTTTGAATATCGCCAATTAATTCGATTTACAGTTCCCCACTTGGGGTCCTCGCCTCCTTGTGTACTTTTGCATTTATTCACAACACCAACGGCGCGTACGTAGGTACGTACCTTATAGGTACACTTGTGCGGGATTTGAGTTGGCAGGACAAAATTGAGAGTAATGGAAAGGTACACAagagaataaataaatatgcaCATAAACAGTGGAATCATTTCTACAACGAGGAGGCACGAACATGCCGATATCGCACCGACAATACACCCGTTCGTCAAATAAAagttcatatatttatatattcacCATTAGGATATATTCAGAAGGTACAAATGGGTGCGTTCGGGGAAAGCCAACCCGGGTGCAAAAATTGACTGCATTATCCCGTTTACTTTCCCCCATGAAAATACAACTCCCGCGTTCCTGCAAAAGTATAGGCTCGTGCGTGTGTATATTTCACCGGCACCATTACCCCATGTAAGTGCTAAAATAGGTGAAATACGCGTACCACATGGTACACCATCCAATTCTGAAGTCAATGAAAGGTATGGAAAAAAACGGTACATGGTGTAGAAATCCTAGTGTGTCAGCAGATTGACACATGTTAATGCGCACTTCTAACAAGCGAGGTAGTGCGACCCATGTTAAATATCGCCAGCGCAATTCCAGACAAcatgaacgaaaaaaaaagaaaaaaaaaaaagaggaaaagcgAAGAAAAGACCCAATTTTCACACATAGCGTACATCAAATGTACCGTCCTTAAAGTATTGTACATAAGACACCACACCTTTCTTCCATTTACTTATGCCCGTATCCGTTAGCAGTAATTTTTCATCACAGAAGCTGTTGacctttttgttcttctgtaCAGTGTGTCCAACTATCATTCTGCTCGAACTTAACAAATTTAAGGATTTGCTTAAAGTAGAACAAACCATCCACCTTTTAAAAAGACCATCACTCACAAAAGAGAAATACCGATTTAATGTAGGCCCGTAATCACAGCTGATGCAaaactcttcttttctttttctttttttgaacaGTAATTCGCAattattttctatttcgtttttcccctccctaTTTATATAATCAATACCATAAGAGGCATAAAATGGCAACACACCTGCGTGTGAAAATACCATTTCATTTACCCTCAAAACAAATGGCTTGTTCACTAAAATGTTATAGATCACTTCATTTTTCGAGAACATGTCATTTCTGTTTTGGTACTTCTCTGCGTTCTTTTTAACTTTATTGAATTCTAAACACATGTTTTTAACTTCATGATTTCCCAataccattaaaattttcgaattcagcgttttccccttttcgttATACTCTtcgataaaaaataatatatttatgtcaTCATAAGAGGGGTCCAATACGTCACCGGTTATGACTATCAGTACATTCTCTCGTATCACATTATAATTATTATcaatcattttttcattcagtagaatttttaaaaacgcaTCCAGATCTCCGTGCAGATCACTTATGCTAAATAAGTCATGTTCCCATTTTAAATTCGAAAAACTGGTTTCCTCATTTGCGCTACACAATTTTGTCAAGATGTTCCAACAGctccaaagaaaaaatttgagGTATGGTATCTTCATGGTGTTATTATCTATCTGTACGCGATTTCCGGGAGATACTTATACGTTCGGGACATATACATGTCTGCATACGCCTGTAGCATGTGTCTATCTTTTCGTGTTTTGTATGTGTCTAAAAATGACGTCCTGACATTGAGCATCATGGGAAAAGGTAGAAAATAGCCGACTAAGGCGGGCACAAACTGTTCGCACATGTAACTGTTTGCAATATACTCAACATGTATAgctattttgaaaaatgcacACGTGGGGACATACTCAGACTGTTTCGTTGTAACTCTCCGGGGGGCATATGCTCCCTTGaagaaattatattttttttttttttatgaacagcTAGCCAATAagggtaaaataaaaaaaaaaaagaaaaaatgcaaaccaAGCCTAGCTAGCTTTTAGGATtctaaaaaattatgaacagacAAGGTAAACATTCAAACAAATTTTCATCACAttaattttcaatttttaaagaGGAATACACAATTTTGGTATCGTAAAAGTGTACATCTCATCGACGCAATGATCTCTCGCAATCGCGCGTGGGGGgtcataaaataaaagacgCTTAACGCGGTGAACCCCAAACGAAGGAACACTTTTTGAAAGCTCCAAGTTTATTTTTGTCTAATTACGCGATTTTGTTGGTACATTCGGGCTTATGCAACGGTGTAGGACACATCAACCCTTCAGTCCCGGCCAGCAATTGTGCAGGTAGCACATATCGCGCAAATTATCAGTCGAGGGATAATGGGGATACCTGTGCAATGGTCTAGGCCAAAGTACATTCACGTGAAGAATGATATGGTCACACAAAAGGCACATATGAATAGAGTTCACCACAAATTTGAAGCCACACGCGGCACAAATCTCCAGGGTTTTATTTCATAGTTAAAAAGGGCAGTATCGGCAAGCACATGTGCGGTGGCAGAACGCACTGACACAGAGTATGTGACAAGTGACGATCGGGGCTTAGGTACCCagttaaataaaaaggggcaaTTGGGGGGCTAATTAAATATCTATTTTGTAATGTTCGAATTCGGTTGGCtactttttattcatttatttttttcccctccccccctttactTCTTACTCGTTTGACCGCCGTTTTTcactttcccattttttatttcaccctTTTGCAAATTTCTCAAGGATGTGCAAAAGGCATAAAggaggagaataaaaaaaatatatatgtatatattgttggagttttaaattaaaaaatacattccTTCATTAACAGCAGTGCGAAAggccaaataaaaaatatttaacatTTCTTCTCATAACAATGTGCGTATTGTCGCGAGATGTATCGTGCTGTAATGAATTGTGTCGCGTACAATTCAACTTTGCGCACTGTTGTAACGCCATATGAAAGTGTATAagcgcatatatacatatacatgtgcctAATAATAGCATATAATATTTCGCGTATTCATTAAGACGCCCGATCTACAGGAATAAATACATGTAGTTCTTGTTCTTTAACATTAACCAGGTGTTAAAAAatgagcgaaaaaaaaaaaaaaatatccttgTGTAATGCCTACTCATTTTCGTCCAAAACTTCAGGAATAAAGGACTTCATGTTTAGGTTCATTATACTCTTTAAACAGGCTTTGGTTTCCTGCGGGTTGCTAATCCACAAGGTTAAGCTGCAAAACctgagaaagaagaaaagagaagggggtaattttttttttctttttttgtaaaaggcGATGTAATGTAAGGGGGTGTTTAAATTACACCTGCCCATACATTATAGCAGTTTGGACGATCGTCCGTTTCACATGCATAAATAATATGCAACGGCCGGTACGTACCTCGTGGGGAAGTCATTTCCCGAGTGTAAGAACTGATCTCCAATGtgacaacatttttttttttcgattttcaACAATTTCTGTAAAATGATTAACCCTTCTGCCTTGTTTCCAATGTCTACCCAAAGGTCTTGTCCCCCATTGAAAGCGCAGTAAGGTGCCGTTATTTCTGCGCGGTTGGTGGAAATATGTAATTGTCGTATTTATGGGATGTCCTTAAAATAGGGATGTGGGCCAAGGGAGCGCACTCCAAGCATATTTCTAATTATGCTCATATGAATAAGTGCACGCGTGCCGTACAACCTGTGGAATACGCCTCCCATTCACCGTTCCCCGCGCTTACTGTTTTTCAcgatttccttctttacgcGGATCACCGCCTCCTCCAAGACTTCGTACTTTATCATGTAATTCTTTTGTTCTAATGAGAAGGGGGAGTTCGTGCGTACACATGTAGCATGTATGCTAATATAATAACGTATCGTATTGGCGcatttccttgtttttttttcggggGCCGGATTAAACGAAAGAGCGCCAAACGGACATGCAGTGTGATACCCACCCTTCTGGCTGTTCGCCGACGGGATCTTGTTCGGGACTAGCCCTATGgacttttctttcctttgaaTTTGCGCACATAATTTAAAATCTGTAATAACTTGTTGTAAGCATTTTTGAGAAATGTCTAGTATTTTCTCAACGGTTTCTCTGtccacatattttttataatggtGCCACTCCTCTTCTGGAACGGAGTACAGGTTAGCCTCTTCGTTGCACCTGGGAGGGCGTGAAATTACGTGTGCAGAAATGAGGgaattatttcttcttttttttttttttttaattaactcTTTGGTTATGTTTTCGAGGCATATCTTGCTCCGTCTCCTGCGTGCACGGATGTTATCTCTCCGTGTTCATATGTTCATTGGGAGTTAaccatacacacatatgtgtacatatattctctttttttcttttcgctttACTTAAATAGGTAATTACTCTCACCACCCATGACGTAGAAATTGTGGTACGAGCCGTCTTCGATGTTGTTCTTGGAAAAGTACCGCAGCAAATTCTCCAGACGCTTTTGATACTTTTCCGCATCGTTGCTGTAAGCTTAAGAGgtgtaaaaaatgggaaaattgaaatatgcacatgtggaGGAATCTGCATATGCCTACTTAATGTTGCATCGTAGGTGTGCCTCTCTAACTCCTTCTACGTAGGAAGTATACTAACAGGCCGCGGTAACTATTgctatgttcatttttttgagcAAGTTAGAGATGTAGCTGGCCAAAACTTCGTCGTTGAAGTCGTATCCATCTGGGTAGAGCGTCTCGTCTGCATCGAAGGTCAGCAAGTCCAGTCCGTCCTCCAGAGACAGGATCTGTGTTGGcaatgaaggaagaacatgAATAATTAAAGGATACAGTATGTGAAGACGCAGAAGAAGTATTCTAATGcatgtccaaaaaaaaacacgccctttttttttttttttttgcgacgTTCCCTTAGCTGCCCACCTGTGCCAAGTTGAGGATGTGCCGAACTTCGTTGAACGTTGGGGGGGCGTATAACCGTTTCGTTATTCTGTACTTCCTGTTGTATGTGTGGAAGGCCTTCGTTATTGGTAGCTTCGTGAAGAATATTCCTGCGAGGatcataattaaaaatgcgTTTCTACACACTTACCCGAGTTGTTACTTCGCCTTTTGCGCAGTCATGGGGTGTGTGCAATTGGTAACCCCTAgatatgtacatttgtagAGAAAGAGGGGAATGCTACTTTGCATAATGCTTTCATATCTGACATCCACACACAGTTGCTGCTGCGATGGGAGGCCGAAACTAACCCACGTCGTCTATCAAATACTTCAGACGGCTATGCATGGGGTTGTAGTAGTGGTCCGTGAACATCTGTTCTATGCTGGAGAGAACATTGTCGATATTTTTATCAATGCAGTTTGAAAGAAATAGGGACCTGAAAATGTCCACCAGGAACATTATCAGGCTGTCTTTGTTCTTCAATTGGTTGTAGCTGTAACGATTGTTCCAGTCGACgacgttttttttcatgtacgAGTTTATCACTACGAGGAGGGGGAAGTAAAACTGTGTAGGTGTACACCTGTAGGGTTGACATCTCCTACGTAGTAACTTTGTACGCAAGGTAGAGCgaaggcatttttttatgacatggctgaattttttttttttaccgctTCCATCCGATATGGCCAGAAAGTTGTACTTGTCTTGCTCACGAAAGGCGTGCTGCATATCTTCATACATTTCATGCGAAGGAATGTCtaacttctccatttttaaaatgcacaaggtggtttttttttttttttttttttattctctctcCCTCAATGGGATGTTATTGGTTAGGCATCCCAAAATGAAGTTCACACGGAATTGCGTGCTTCAGTAAATTGTTCATGtaaatgattaaaaaattttgaaaaaaaaaaaaaaaatcttttacgttttaaaaaatatacaacatAATGTAATAACGTCGTAACGATGTAATGTCACAGTGACTCCGTGACATCATTTTCGACGCATCCTTTCGCCACTCCTTTTGCGACCCCTTCTGCTTTAATTTCCTCCCACGACAGCGGCCACTCCCAATTTCGCACTTATATCTCACAATAAGGGTACGCAATATGAGCTCTTCTCCTTTGttgcaaatttaaaattgCCATGTCATATGTGTGCGAAAATATATCGACGCTTTTCCAGCACAAGGGCCATAGGTGAACCGTGCAAGCATGCGTTATTACCTCGAACATATAGGCCTATGTTGGTCTAATGTAGGTACACACTGGTTTTCCACATCTTCCAGGTGATGAACGTGGTTTGCATGGCTCCTCAAAAGGGTTGAGGGTTTTATTCCCCAATTTGTGGCACTTCAGTTTGGCTAATTTTCACAcctcttaaaaaaaacgaaaaggtgAAGAACAGCAGTTCTGCCTgccgttatttttttctcacctcctcaaaaaagtattttccacagctccaaaaaaaagagctaAAGGGAatagggacaaaataaaatggatatataattttttttttatttagtaGAGCTGTATTATAATTTGATAAAAGTTCGAgagttaaagaaaaaaaaaaaaaaaaaaggaattaacaTAGCATAACGTAACATAATATAACATGATGTAAGGcgaagtgaaataaaataagctAACTATATTATATGCAACGTTTTCCACAGCGCACGTTCAAACGTGAGCACACAACGTTGCATTTGCCTGGCCCTGTGTCATATgaatgagttttttttttttttcttttttcctccttttcgttCTACCCGGATTATGCGATTTGTTTATCCCCCTTTTAAATAGAGTTTTTAAACATACAAATGTTTGTAAGGACACTTCGCGCGGGGGGGGAATTCATCTTCATGGAAAATAGGGGGTAATTTTGTGAACGCGCAGGCAAAGTGTGTATAGAGGCGCTCATTTTggtacacaatttttttacccaCGTAGCTGCGTATGTAATGCGTTTGACGCATACACAGCAAGCGCAAAGTGGTTAAAATTTAAGCGAAACCTTTGGGCatgcttttttccttgtagTTCTTCTTGTAGTGCACGTTTTTGTGCTGGTGGTAACCCTTTCCGTACTTGCCATCGCCCTTCTTGTGTGACCAGTTGGACTTGTCGTCCTTCATCTGCGTGCGCTTCTCCTGCATGAACATGAATCTGcgaggggagggggggggatgcgAGGCATAGAAATGGTGAATAAAATGTTTTCGAATAAATTGTTTGCGAATAAATTGTTTGCAAATAAACTGTCTCCGTTGGCTCCTATCTTCCAGAAGGAGCACATTGCGTGCGCGCCGCTCTGCGCTCGAGGAAGGCTTACTTTGGGTTGCGCATGTTAAGGGTCagctcgttctgctccataATCTCGTTGATATTTTCCGCCAACTTTATGGCAACGGTCTGGAGGGCCGTGGGGTTCACCTTGTTTATGAGAATATGACTGCTGCTTTCATTCCAGCACGCAGGAATCTCATGGTTAATCATCATTTTGCTTAAAATGGAATGCACGACATTCTGATTAAGGTCGAACATGATGCATAACTGGTCGACGGAGAAGGAATCATATATGGAGATGTATCTAAAAATGTAAGTGCGCATGGCTTcctgtttaattttttcccgtAATATGTTTTGTACCTTTTCTGTATCATTAAATTTAGACCAAATGGATAAgctaaatattttttcacaacACATTTTCCAATTTCCTTTCTGCAAATATTTCGTGGCTAGTAGTATAATTTCTTTGTTATTTTCTGGAGGGCTATTAAAAACTTGCTTGTCATATATATCTAGGAATCGCCTGAACTGCCTAGAAATTATATCCTTCTTCGATTCAAATGAATGTCTAGCTAGATTAGGTACTTCCAGCAACATTGCGCAGATGTTATTCACACATTCAATTAGCTCAATTGAGATGTGCATATGGAAGGAGAGTAGTCTTCTCTTTTCGGCTCTTTCCTGTTCCAGAGTTTTTTCCTGATTTTTTAAGTTTGATACTCCCTGGGCGATTAATTCTCGGTGCTTGTTTTGCGAGCATATTTCCCCTAAGCAACAGTGCGcctcaaatatttttccatgtcTGAAGGCACATAATCCTAACTGAATTAAATTTCGGTTGTACAGAATCTGCGTCTGCGTATCTGAACTTAGCGCCAATTCGTGTACATTCGAAACATTTAATAATTCCTTTGCTTCCAGGAATTCGTCGTGCAAGCTTCTATGGAAGGACAACTGCAACAGTGCTTTAACTTTCTGCTGCTTCGTTCCGTGCTCAAATATTtcatacacatatttttctaCAATTTGTTTTGGGGATATCTGATCTTCCCCTTTGGTGGGCATTTTCTCTGCATCATTTGTGGCATCCCCGTTTGGCTGCTTATCGCTGTCGCCATTCGTTTTCGCGGAATGCTCTACCTTTCCATTTACGTTGTTATTTCCGCTATTTTCCGCATTCATCGACAAGGAATTGTTCTCCTTCCCATTTGTGACGAACTTCCACACCTGCATGAACAGCGCTTCCGGTTTGTAATACATATGCTCAAGGATTCTCGTCGAAATGAATATAGCCAGTTCGGgcatttttttggtgaaCTTCACGTAATTATACCCTTTATAAAGCAGTGCAATCATGTGGATAGTTTTTCCTAACCTTCTCCTGTATTCCTCCGTTTGGgcatctatatatataagggCCTTTAGCAACTCATCATCCAATTTGGCTAAGAACGAAATGAGTGTTTTACAAGATCGagaaattttctccttctcgtTTATAACCTCTTCCGTAATTTCTTCTGTAATATTGATGGACACTAAATAAAAGCTCTCATTCTGAATTAGCAGATCTAAAATAATTTCAATGTACTTAAATGCCTTATTCCAAATGTTGAACGACATGTAGGTGTACAAACTTGAGACCACGTCGAATTCGAGGTTAATCAACTGTTCCAGTACTTCTATATATGACTGTGTACTTACTGTTTTGGCTAGCTCACATAACTTAGACAGAATATTAATATGCTCATGTTTGTCtaaccccttccttcctcttttttcaatTACAAATTTGACTCTATTTCTTATGACTTCTTCTGATAGATTTTTCGTACTTAACAATTCTGCatatgctttattttttgcagaTTGGTTTTCGTCCACATGTActaccttttcttccttcttcgttccttcctttttcacctttgtttttactactttttttttctccactttttcaCTTGTTTTCAACCCCCATTTGCTCATAGCACTTTTTGTTTTATCATCTCCGTCGTCAGATacatattcttcttcttcactgtTTGACCAATCATCGCTGTCCTCTTCTCCGGGggtcttttcatccttcgccttttctttcttttcttcttcctgatCAGCGGGTTCCTCgtcgtcttcttcttcctcatccGTCTGATCATCCTCatcttcatcgtcatcatcatccagATCATCCTCCATGGCGAGCTTAAATTCCTCAGGATTCTCATGGTACAGGTCCAACTTACTTTGGTAATACGCACTGCACTTTCTAATTTTTGCCTTTAACTTGTTCAGTGTCTGCGCTTTGCTCTTACTCAGAACCTTCTTCTCCACGTTGTTCTGAAATGTTGTGTCCACATATTTTGAAAGCTTATCTAAATATACAATAGCAAAATTTGGGATTCGTTCAGAACTTTCCTTTACCATAAATTTGTACAAACT
This DNA window, taken from Plasmodium knowlesi strain H genome assembly, chromosome: 13, encodes the following:
- a CDS encoding shewanella-like protein phosphatase 2, putative, whose protein sequence is MKIPYLKFFLWSCWNILTKLCSANEETSFSNLKWEHDLFSISDLHGDLDAFLKILLNEKMIDNNYNVIRENVLIVITGDVLDPSYDDINILFFIEEYNEKGKTLNSKILMVLGNHEVKNMCLEFNKVKKNAEKYQNRNDMFSKNEVIYNILVNKPFVLRVNEMVFSHAGVLPFYASYGIDYINREGKNEIENNCELLFKKRKRKEEFCISCDYGPTLNRYFSFVSDGLFKRWMVCSTLSKSLNLLSSSRMIVGHTVQKNKKVNSFCDEKLLLTDTGISKWKKGVVSYVQYFKDGTFDVRYV
- a CDS encoding IMP-specific 5'-nucleotidase, putative, with amino-acid sequence MEKLDIPSHEMYEDMQHAFREQDKYNFLAISDGSVINSYMKKNVVDWNNRYSYNQLKNKDSLIMFLVDIFRSLFLSNCIDKNIDNVLSSIEQMFTDHYYNPMHSRLKYLIDDVGIFFTKLPITKAFHTYNRKYRITKRLYAPPTFNEVRHILNLAQILSLEDGLDLLTFDADETLYPDGYDFNDEVLASYISNLLKKMNIAIVTAASYSNDAEKYQKRLENLLRYFSKNNIEDGSYHNFYVMGGESNYLFKCNEEANLYSVPEEEWHHYKKYVDRETVEKILDISQKCLQQVITDFKLCAQIQRKEKSIGLVPNKIPSANSQKEQKNYMIKYEVLEEAVIRVKKEIVKNKITAPYCAFNGGQDLWVDIGNKAEGLIILQKLLKIEKKKCCHIGDQFLHSGNDFPTRFCSLTLWISNPQETKACLKSIMNLNMKSFIPEVLDENE
- a CDS encoding eukaryotic translation initiation factor 3 subunit C, putative, whose translation is MQSKFWAKGADDDSGDNITESSDDEVDEKKPLVSAQAERWAAIDSSSSEEEERVLKSYEGKRIDFYKNIGSSLNESMESSDFNQMLKDYESLYKFMVKESSERIPNFAIVYLDKLSKYVDTTFQNNVEKKVLSKSKAQTLNKLKAKIRKCSAYYQSKLDLYHENPEEFKLAMEDDLDDDDDEDEDDQTDEEEEDDEEPADQEEEKKEKAKDEKTPGEEDSDDWSNSEEEEYVSDDGDDKTKSAMSKWGLKTSEKVEKKKVVKTKVKKEGTKKEEKVVHVDENQSAKNKAYAELLSTKNLSEEVIRNRVKFVIEKRGRKGLDKHEHINILSKLCELAKTVSTQSYIEVLEQLINLEFDVVSSLYTYMSFNIWNKAFKYIEIILDLLIQNESFYLVSINITEEITEEVINEKEKISRSCKTLISFLAKLDDELLKALIYIDAQTEEYRRRLGKTIHMIALLYKGYNYVKFTKKMPELAIFISTRILEHMYYKPEALFMQVWKFVTNGKENNSLSMNAENSGNNNVNGKVEHSAKTNGDSDKQPNGDATNDAEKMPTKGEDQISPKQIVEKYVYEIFEHGTKQQKVKALLQLSFHRSLHDEFLEAKELLNVSNVHELALSSDTQTQILYNRNLIQLGLCAFRHGKIFEAHCCLGEICSQNKHRELIAQGVSNLKNQEKTLEQERAEKRRLLSFHMHISIELIECVNNICAMLLEVPNLARHSFESKKDIISRQFRRFLDIYDKQVFNSPPENNKEIILLATKYLQKGNWKMCCEKIFSLSIWSKFNDTEKVQNILREKIKQEAMRTYIFRYISIYDSFSVDQLCIMFDLNQNVVHSILSKMMINHEIPACWNESSSHILINKVNPTALQTVAIKLAENINEIMEQNELTLNMRNPKFMFMQEKRTQMKDDKSNWSHKKGDGKYGKGYHQHKNVHYKKNYKEKSMPKGFA